The following coding sequences are from one Nicotiana tomentosiformis chromosome 3, ASM39032v3, whole genome shotgun sequence window:
- the LOC138906925 gene encoding protein FAR-RED IMPAIRED RESPONSE 1-like gives MSNEDITSYKVVLSIWLGALNNVHPLDIMTDQYDSIKAAINALMPNTVHRYCIWHIFAKLPMKLSGVLDGKIAKIEFKALVLDRINVIEFERRWTDYIAKYNLDGRDWSEGTHAFFNGFITRQITLKIFVQQYELAIRVNFEKELEAEYSSMCFEPKCLSEFAWEEKLQACYTREVFEFFQIQLRKLYHCEINTPEDHQANPGVEKYIITDYSLRSFNTRDPFVFMVEYIPIGEYLSFICK, from the exons ATGTCTAATGAGGATATAACAAGTTACAAAGTGGTACTCTCTATATGGCTTGGGGCTCTTAACAATGTTCATCCATTAGATATCATGACTGACCAATATGATAGTATTAAGGCTGCCATCAATGCATTGATGCCAAATACGGTACATAGATATTGTATATGGCACATATTCGCAAAGTTGCCTATGAAGTTAAGCGGAGTTCTTGATGGTAAGATTGCAAAGATAGAATTTAAGGCTTTAGTCCTTGATAGAATTAACGTTATTGAGTTTGAGAGAAGATGGACCGATTATATTGCAAAATATAACTTAGATGGAAGGGATTG GAGTGAAGGAACGCATGCTTTTTTTAATGGATTTATCACCCGCCAAATCACTTTGAAGATATTTGTTCAGCAATATGAGTTAGCCATAAGAGTTAATTTCGAGAAAGAATTGGAAGCTGAATATAGCTCAATGTGCTTTGAACCAAAATGTTTGTCTGAATTCGCATGGGAGGAAAAACTTCAAGCATGTTATACTCGTGAAGTGTTTGAATTTTTTCAAATACAGTTAAGGAAACTGTACCATTGTGAAATCAACACCCCTGAAGATCATCAAGCAAACCCTGGAGTGGAGAAATACATTATAACAGATTATTCGCTCAGGAGTTTTAACACTAGAGATCCATTTGTCTTCATGGTTGAATATATACCTATTGGCGAATATCTAAGTTTCATCTGCAAGTGA
- the LOC104091083 gene encoding protein FAR-RED IMPAIRED RESPONSE 1-like: MNYNQETSLEPLNPNNSLETRSEQLRNALYISLGLNSDDSLMSEDEWVNIDSDNNFNDGEDHVENVDDDDDDNHYLEEEEEEEVGEDREMSNELNEEDLVIGPITGMRFSNKDVMFDFYKEHARLSGFCIFKITSNKKGNDIVRYVQYGCDRSRKPRNKHVTKRRNCRARINGILKENGSLRVSKVVKKHNHQLEPALSRLMAGHRSLSKSLKRALIAKDIAGLRPSKNIRVIEVLAGGPENLGCTPKDCRNFILESRKLQLQEGDAQSLLKFFSDMQQKDREFYYSVDVDSFYRLRNIVWVHSHSKVTYEEFHDVICLDTTYLVNQYNMPFDSFVGVNQHRQSKLLGCAFMSSEDITSYKMVLSMWLGALNNVHPLDIMTDQCDSIMSVINALMPNTVHRYCMWHIFAKLPMKLSGVLDGKIAKAEFKAYSS; the protein is encoded by the coding sequence ATGAATTATAATCAAGAAACTAGTTTGGAGCCATTAAACCCGAATAACAGCCTAGAAACTAGGTCGGAGCAGCTAAGGAATGCATTATACATATCTTTAGGGTTGAATTCGGATGACAGTTTGATGAGTGAAGATGAATGGGTCAACATTGATTCAGACAACAACTTCAATGATGGAGAAGATCATGTTGaaaatgttgatgatgatgatgatgacaacCATTAtttagaggaagaggaagaggaagaagttGGAGAGGACAGGGAAATGTCTAATGAGTTAAATGAAGAAGATCTAGTAATAGGTCCAATTACTGGAATGCGGTTCAGTAATAAGGATGTTATGTTTGATTTTTACAAAGAACATGCAAGATTATCAGGGTTTTGCAttttcaaaataacatcaaacaaaaaAGGTAATGATATTGTAAGGTATGTGCAATATGGTTGTGATAGGTCTAGGAAACCAAGGAATAAGCATGTTACCAAGAGGAGGAACTGTCGTGCTAGAATAAATGGAATTTTGAAGGAGAATGGTTCATTGCGTGTTTCAAAGGTGGTTAAAAAACATAATCATCAATTGGAACCAGCACTATCGCGATTGATGGCTGGACACAGATCGCTTAGTAAGTCTCTTAAGAGAGCTCTTATAGCCAAAGATATTGCTGGCTTAAGACCCTCAAAAAATATAAGAGTCATTGAAGTACTTGCTGGTGGCCCCGAAAATCTGGGTTGTACACCAAAGGACTGTAGAAATTTTATTTTGGAGAGTAGAAAGCTTCAATTGCAAGAAGGGGATGCACAATCATTACTCAAGTTCTTCAGTGACATGCAGCAAAAAGATAGGGAATTTTACTACTCCGTAGATGTGGATAGTTTTTATCGACTTCGTAATATCGTATGGGTTCATTCACACTCTAAGGTTACATATGAGGAGTTCCATGACGTAATATGCCTTGATACCACATACCTTGTGAATCAATACAATATGCCATTTGATTCATTTGTTGGTGTCAATCAACATAGGCAGTCCAAACTTTTGGGATGCGCTTTTATGTCTAGTGAGGATATAACAAGTTACAAAATGGTACTCTCTATGTGGCTTGGGGCTCTTAACAATGTTCATCCATTAGATATCATGACTGACCAATGTGATAGTATTATGTCTGTCATCAATGCATTAATGCCAAATACGGTACATAGATATTGTATGTGGCATATATTCGCAAAGTTGCCTATGAAGTTAAGCGGAGTTCTTGATGGTAAGATTGCAAAGGCAGAATTTAAGGCTTATAGTTCTTGA